Proteins from a genomic interval of Nautilia sp. PV-1:
- a CDS encoding rhodanese-like domain-containing protein produces MKFRYLALSLAIAGSFAYAHTFKLANTIKGMGPKVAELNKMCRSYEKYVNYITPDQLKDWMKKDKDFTIVDVRSVDEMKAGEIDWPDYDEYPLGQVPVYAAMGAFKPNHVYVFLCATGHRAVIAGGQLVKWFGIPKKNVYVLRGGINGWLNTGYSVVNKVTEFGGFKGLKAVEHPKEPIILDQF; encoded by the coding sequence ATGAAATTCAGATATTTAGCATTAAGTTTGGCAATCGCCGGAAGCTTTGCATACGCCCATACATTTAAACTTGCAAATACAATTAAAGGTATGGGGCCAAAAGTTGCAGAGCTTAACAAAATGTGCAGATCTTACGAAAAATACGTAAACTATATTACACCGGATCAGTTAAAAGACTGGATGAAAAAAGACAAAGATTTCACTATAGTTGACGTTAGAAGCGTTGATGAAATGAAAGCGGGAGAAATTGACTGGCCTGATTATGACGAATATCCTTTAGGACAGGTTCCTGTATATGCTGCAATGGGTGCGTTCAAACCTAATCACGTATATGTGTTTTTATGTGCAACAGGACACAGAGCGGTAATTGCAGGAGGACAGCTTGTAAAATGGTTCGGTATACCTAAAAAAAACGTATACGTACTTAGAGGAGGAATAAACGGATGGCTTAACACAGGTTACAGCGTGGTTAACAAAGTTACTGAATTTGGAGGATTTAAAGGATTAAAAGCTGTAGAACATCCAAAAGAGCCTATTATATTAGACCAGTTCTAA
- a CDS encoding Crp/Fnr family transcriptional regulator — MENCRVLIASKELEKLFSEDVFSNIPKRYLKKGEVCYPETPRILVLKEGELKISLIENNKELILYFLHKNNFCFCNNDIMVYAKKDSEFYFLESHHFIELFGNTDFCNVLLNNLNQNIEIERDILKSLAFKSSKERISEFLLDLAFSIGIKKEEGILLDVHCTMEETASFLGMSRQRFSTFINEMINEGILEKLGQKKFLIKNIDKLKEFSKE, encoded by the coding sequence ATGGAAAATTGCAGAGTATTAATCGCTTCTAAAGAGTTGGAAAAGCTGTTCAGTGAAGATGTTTTTTCCAATATTCCAAAAAGATATTTAAAAAAAGGGGAGGTATGTTACCCTGAAACCCCTAGAATTCTTGTTTTAAAAGAGGGTGAGCTTAAAATATCACTTATAGAAAACAATAAAGAGCTTATTTTATATTTTTTGCATAAAAATAATTTTTGTTTTTGCAATAATGATATTATGGTGTATGCCAAAAAAGACAGCGAATTTTATTTTCTTGAATCTCATCATTTTATTGAGCTGTTTGGAAATACGGATTTTTGTAACGTATTGCTTAACAATTTAAATCAAAATATTGAAATAGAAAGAGATATATTAAAATCCCTAGCTTTTAAAAGTTCCAAAGAAAGAATAAGCGAATTTCTTTTGGATTTAGCATTTAGTATTGGTATAAAAAAAGAAGAGGGTATTTTATTGGACGTACATTGCACAATGGAAGAAACAGCTTCATTTTTAGGAATGAGCAGACAGAGATTTTCTACTTTTATTAATGAAATGATTAATGAAGGAATACTTGAAAAGTTGGGTCAAAAGAAGTTTTTAATAAAAAATATAGATAAATTAAAAGAATTTTCTAAAGAATAA
- a CDS encoding DMT family transporter — translation MINFADFLLLIVAIFWGVTFKLVQNAIADMPVFIFLFWRFFLSFLLMFILFYKKISFDKESLKAALLLGIFNFLVFSFQTFGLLYAPSSVVAFITGLYVILTPIVAFFIFKKRISPYAIIGVILAFLGIYLLTGANIGSFGKGELYTFIATVFVALHINYTDIFSKKYNLYTLVTFQFLAVALLSLIFIPFEKGSVTFSKDVIIALTVTVLFATVFAYFIQTYAQKFTTSTKTAIIFAMEPVSAAIFAYFYGETLSLIQITGAVLVILAMLISELGDLFFRKFF, via the coding sequence TTGATAAACTTCGCCGACTTTTTGCTCCTTATTGTTGCAATCTTCTGGGGTGTAACATTTAAACTGGTACAAAACGCCATTGCGGATATGCCGGTTTTTATTTTTCTTTTCTGGAGATTTTTCTTGTCGTTTTTACTTATGTTTATACTTTTTTACAAAAAAATCTCTTTTGATAAAGAAAGTTTAAAAGCCGCATTGTTACTGGGTATTTTTAATTTTTTGGTTTTTTCTTTTCAGACTTTCGGGCTTCTTTATGCACCCTCATCTGTAGTTGCGTTTATAACTGGCTTATATGTAATACTTACACCTATAGTTGCTTTTTTTATATTTAAAAAAAGAATTTCTCCATATGCCATAATAGGGGTTATTTTGGCTTTTTTAGGAATATACCTACTTACCGGCGCTAATATTGGAAGTTTCGGAAAAGGCGAACTGTATACATTTATAGCTACGGTATTTGTCGCTCTGCACATTAACTATACAGATATATTCAGTAAAAAATACAATCTTTACACACTCGTAACATTTCAGTTTCTGGCAGTGGCTTTGCTTAGTCTGATATTTATACCTTTTGAAAAAGGCAGCGTAACTTTCAGCAAAGACGTAATTATTGCGTTAACGGTAACGGTACTGTTTGCAACAGTATTTGCTTACTTTATACAGACATACGCACAAAAATTCACCACTTCAACGAAAACAGCTATCATATTCGCAATGGAGCCTGTAAGTGCTGCTATTTTTGCATACTTTTACGGAGAAACACTTTCTTTAATACAAATCACTGGAGCAGTTTTGGTTATATTGGCAATGCTGATATCGGAGCTGGGAGATTTATTCTTTAGAAAATTCTTTTAA
- a CDS encoding amino acid ABC transporter permease gives MKKSIIRDRKFGQLIALLFYVLLGWFLYQAASKINYTWKWDMIPKYFVYKQKIPLTSPCDGTLKITKNQAKVICDENHVVKTYNIAGYKLEFKNGEYVYQGDEFAYKQKLEPGPFILGIWVTIKISIISMIIAFIIGLIISIMRLSGIPALDYIGSVYVTVIRGTPLLVQLFIFYFIVATIFNLPRFWAGVMSLSIFYGAYIAEILRGAIQSIDKGQHEAAKSLGFTSIQRMQLIILPQALRKALPALVGELISLIKDSSLVSIISITDLTKVGREIVANTFSPFETWLTVAALYLMLTSILSFIGHRLEKKMKAKGGI, from the coding sequence ATGAAAAAGTCTATTATAAGGGATAGAAAATTCGGGCAGCTTATTGCCCTTCTTTTTTATGTGCTGCTTGGATGGTTTTTATATCAGGCTGCAAGTAAAATAAACTATACATGGAAATGGGATATGATCCCAAAATATTTCGTGTATAAACAAAAAATACCTCTTACCTCACCTTGTGACGGAACCCTAAAAATTACAAAAAATCAGGCTAAAGTAATATGTGATGAAAATCATGTGGTAAAAACATATAATATCGCAGGATATAAGCTTGAATTTAAAAACGGGGAATACGTTTATCAGGGTGACGAATTTGCTTACAAACAAAAACTGGAACCCGGACCGTTTATTTTAGGTATATGGGTTACAATTAAAATATCCATTATTTCTATGATTATAGCTTTTATCATTGGTTTAATCATATCGATAATGAGACTAAGCGGTATTCCGGCTCTTGATTATATCGGAAGCGTATATGTAACCGTAATAAGAGGAACTCCTCTGCTCGTGCAGCTGTTTATTTTTTATTTTATAGTTGCAACGATATTTAACCTGCCGAGATTCTGGGCAGGGGTAATGAGTTTATCTATCTTTTACGGCGCATATATCGCCGAAATATTAAGAGGCGCCATTCAGTCTATAGACAAAGGACAGCATGAGGCTGCAAAATCTTTAGGATTTACCTCTATTCAGAGAATGCAGCTTATAATACTTCCTCAGGCACTTAGAAAGGCGCTTCCTGCATTAGTTGGTGAACTGATATCATTAATCAAAGACAGTTCATTGGTATCTATTATTTCTATTACCGACCTTACGAAAGTAGGACGCGAAATAGTTGCTAATACATTCTCGCCATTCGAAACATGGCTGACTGTCGCGGCATTATATTTAATGCTTACTTCCATTCTTAGTTTCATAGGACACAGACTTGAGAAAAAAATGAAAGCAAAAGGCGGTATTTGA
- a CDS encoding transporter substrate-binding domain-containing protein: MKKLLIAILALASMLFAADFNVWKNSTLHSIVQKGELRVCLEPGYVPFEMRDKHGRIIGFDVDISKKMAKDMGVKLKLVPTAWDGIIPALMTGKCDIIISGMTITQKRNLKVTFTNPYFLVGQTLLVNKKHKGVKSYKDLDKKGMVITTKLGTTGEIAARRLFKHATIKTFDSESAAVQEVLNNRADAFIYDKPYNELFMAGKGKGKLIFLRQDLTYEPLGFAINHGDPDFLNWLNNFLRQIKHDGTYQKFYNRWFRSTDWLKRVQ, from the coding sequence ATGAAAAAACTATTAATCGCAATATTAGCGTTAGCATCAATGCTTTTCGCGGCTGATTTTAACGTATGGAAAAATTCGACGCTTCACTCAATCGTACAAAAAGGTGAACTTAGAGTATGTCTAGAACCTGGGTACGTTCCGTTTGAAATGAGAGACAAACACGGAAGAATAATCGGTTTTGACGTGGATATTTCTAAAAAAATGGCAAAAGACATGGGTGTAAAACTTAAACTTGTTCCTACTGCATGGGACGGTATCATTCCTGCACTTATGACAGGAAAATGCGATATCATTATTTCAGGTATGACTATTACTCAAAAAAGAAACTTAAAAGTAACATTTACTAATCCTTATTTCCTAGTAGGTCAAACACTACTTGTCAACAAAAAACACAAAGGTGTAAAAAGCTATAAAGACTTAGACAAAAAAGGTATGGTAATTACTACTAAATTAGGAACTACCGGAGAAATAGCTGCTAGAAGACTTTTCAAACACGCTACAATTAAAACATTCGACAGTGAAAGCGCTGCGGTTCAGGAAGTTCTAAACAACAGAGCTGATGCATTCATTTATGACAAACCTTACAACGAACTGTTTATGGCTGGCAAAGGAAAAGGTAAACTTATTTTCTTAAGACAAGATTTAACTTATGAACCGTTAGGATTTGCTATCAATCACGGCGACCCTGATTTTCTTAACTGGCTAAACAACTTCTTAAGACAAATTAAACACGACGGTACTTATCAAAAATTCTACAACAGATGGTTTAGAAGTACTGACTGGTTGAAAAGAGTGCAATGA
- a CDS encoding amino acid ABC transporter ATP-binding protein yields the protein MEQIIQMKDIEKYYGNFHALKGVNFNVDKGEVVVVCGPSGSGKSTLIRCINRLEDIDSGKIIVDNQDLYDKKTNINKLRQEVGMVFQHFNLFPHLTILENITIAPIKVKKMPKKEAEELAMKLLERVKIPHQANKYPSELSGGQKQRVAIARTLAMKPKIILFDEPTSALDPEMIGEVLDVMKELARENYTIVCVTHEMGFAREVSDRIVFMDAGEIVEENTPEEFFNNPKTDRAKKFLSEILHH from the coding sequence ATGGAACAAATTATACAAATGAAAGACATTGAAAAATATTACGGTAACTTTCATGCTTTAAAAGGTGTAAATTTTAATGTTGACAAAGGTGAAGTCGTTGTAGTCTGCGGACCTAGCGGAAGCGGTAAATCTACACTTATCCGCTGTATCAACAGACTTGAAGATATTGACAGCGGGAAAATAATCGTTGACAATCAAGACCTTTATGACAAAAAAACTAATATTAACAAGCTTCGTCAGGAAGTCGGAATGGTTTTCCAGCATTTCAACCTGTTTCCTCATTTAACAATATTAGAAAACATAACTATTGCACCTATTAAAGTAAAAAAAATGCCAAAAAAAGAAGCCGAAGAGCTTGCAATGAAACTGCTTGAAAGAGTTAAAATACCTCATCAGGCAAATAAATATCCAAGCGAGCTCAGCGGTGGACAGAAACAGAGGGTTGCAATTGCCAGAACTCTTGCAATGAAACCTAAAATTATTCTTTTCGACGAACCGACAAGCGCACTTGATCCGGAAATGATCGGAGAAGTACTTGACGTTATGAAAGAACTCGCAAGGGAAAATTATACAATCGTATGCGTTACGCACGAAATGGGATTTGCAAGAGAAGTCAGTGACAGAATCGTGTTTATGGATGCAGGTGAAATAGTAGAAGAAAACACGCCTGAAGAGTTCTTTAACAATCCTAAAACCGACAGAGCAAAAAAATTCCTAAGTGAGATATTGCATCACTAA
- a CDS encoding amino acid ABC transporter permease encodes MLKNIENYFKKHKVQFWIFNIIVIATLLKIFQMIAYPETHFEEIFTKDNMRFLFFGKPGEIGGLALTFILAITSIFLSFIIGSIFGIARWSKIKIIKIPAILYIELLRATPLLMVIFWVFFAIPVFSMAFFHTQAHVSPTVAAIIAFTLFTSAYVAEIVRAGINSIPKGQFEAAKSLGFNSTQTFIHIILPQAYRKMIPAFVSQFVALFKDTSLAYTIGVIEFFRAATIINNRLYLSFEIFSFVALVYFSIAFSMSKFSHMLEKKVEKQLNA; translated from the coding sequence ATGCTTAAAAACATTGAAAACTATTTTAAAAAACACAAAGTCCAGTTTTGGATATTCAACATAATTGTAATTGCAACGCTGCTTAAAATATTCCAGATGATTGCATATCCAGAAACGCATTTTGAAGAAATATTTACAAAAGACAACATGAGATTTCTTTTCTTTGGAAAACCAGGTGAAATAGGAGGACTTGCTCTTACTTTCATATTAGCGATTACTTCTATTTTTCTAAGTTTTATAATCGGATCTATTTTCGGTATCGCAAGATGGAGTAAAATCAAAATAATTAAAATTCCTGCAATTTTATATATTGAACTTTTACGTGCGACACCTTTACTTATGGTAATATTCTGGGTGTTTTTTGCCATACCTGTATTTTCTATGGCATTTTTCCATACTCAGGCTCACGTATCGCCAACTGTAGCGGCGATTATAGCCTTTACACTATTTACCAGCGCTTATGTAGCGGAAATAGTAAGAGCCGGTATAAATTCTATTCCTAAAGGACAGTTTGAAGCTGCCAAATCTTTAGGATTTAATTCAACACAGACATTTATACATATAATACTGCCACAGGCATACAGAAAAATGATACCTGCGTTCGTATCGCAGTTCGTGGCTCTGTTCAAAGATACATCTTTAGCATACACCATCGGTGTTATCGAATTTTTCAGAGCAGCGACAATTATAAACAACAGATTATATTTAAGTTTTGAAATATTCAGTTTTGTCGCACTTGTTTATTTCAGTATAGCATTCAGTATGAGTAAATTTTCTCATATGTTAGAAAAAAAAGTAGAAAAACAGCTTAACGCATAG
- a CDS encoding amino acid ABC transporter permease, with product MPLIVQMFFIYFTFTLSQIFPFLNSWGKFLHIQDVDAFFSALLALILYTGAYIGEVVKAGINSIPKGQFEAAQSLGMNRFQVMWYIIYPQAIRIIIPPLTSQFLNLIKNSSLAMTIGVAELTFATQQIDAETFRGFEAATAVTILYIILTLSTSFVMNLVEIKFSKGVKNA from the coding sequence ATACCGCTTATTGTTCAAATGTTTTTTATCTATTTTACATTTACACTGTCTCAAATTTTTCCTTTTTTAAACAGTTGGGGCAAATTTCTGCATATTCAGGATGTGGATGCGTTTTTTTCAGCGCTACTTGCTCTTATTTTATATACCGGAGCGTATATTGGTGAAGTTGTAAAAGCAGGTATAAACTCTATTCCGAAAGGACAGTTTGAAGCTGCCCAGTCACTCGGAATGAACAGATTCCAGGTTATGTGGTATATAATATACCCTCAGGCCATAAGAATTATTATTCCGCCTCTTACAAGCCAGTTTTTAAATCTTATTAAAAACTCGTCATTAGCTATGACAATCGGGGTTGCGGAACTTACATTTGCAACGCAGCAGATAGATGCGGAAACATTCAGAGGATTTGAAGCGGCAACAGCAGTTACAATACTCTACATTATCTTAACACTGTCAACCTCATTCGTTATGAATTTAGTTGAGATTAAGTTCTCAAAAGGTGTTAAAAATGCTTAA
- a CDS encoding transporter substrate-binding domain-containing protein, whose translation MKKLFAFLVILGMFLTSASADLLKDVQSRGVLKAGVKYDFPPFGFVNAKGQVVGFDIDLVKYIAKKLGVKPEFTQVTSKTRIPMVQSGTIDIAAASMTHKVKRDLPIDFTISYYFDGQSILARKDCKAKSYKDFAGKRVGVIQGATSGDNFKKVCPKVKLVYFQEYPQAIMALKRGKIDAVSTDYTWCATQAKRSHGQFKVIGKPFTFEPYGMGVRENESNFRDAVNFAIQDAVRDGTYQRLYKKWFGTEPNRLPEVWPK comes from the coding sequence ATGAAAAAGCTATTTGCTTTTCTAGTGATTCTAGGAATGTTTTTAACGTCGGCAAGTGCTGATTTGCTTAAAGACGTTCAAAGTCGCGGTGTATTAAAGGCAGGTGTGAAATATGACTTCCCGCCGTTCGGTTTTGTTAACGCTAAAGGTCAGGTTGTAGGATTCGACATTGACCTGGTTAAATATATTGCAAAAAAATTAGGTGTTAAACCTGAATTTACCCAGGTTACTTCTAAAACAAGAATTCCGATGGTACAAAGCGGTACTATCGATATAGCCGCAGCTAGTATGACTCACAAAGTTAAAAGAGATTTACCAATCGATTTTACAATCAGCTACTATTTTGACGGTCAGTCAATTTTGGCAAGAAAAGACTGCAAAGCTAAAAGCTACAAAGATTTCGCAGGTAAAAGAGTCGGTGTAATTCAAGGTGCAACAAGCGGTGACAACTTCAAAAAAGTATGTCCTAAAGTTAAACTTGTATATTTCCAAGAATACCCTCAAGCTATTATGGCTTTAAAAAGAGGTAAAATCGACGCAGTTTCAACTGACTACACTTGGTGTGCGACTCAGGCAAAAAGATCTCACGGTCAATTCAAGGTTATCGGTAAACCGTTTACATTCGAACCTTACGGAATGGGTGTAAGAGAAAACGAATCTAACTTCAGAGACGCAGTAAACTTCGCTATTCAAGACGCAGTTAGAGACGGTACTTACCAAAGACTTTACAAAAAATGGTTTGGTACTGAGCCTAACAGACTTCCGGAAGTTTGGCCTAAATAA
- a CDS encoding flagellin, whose product MKINEFNTAYLNNNTSKIDSDIQKIADPSKVMKNVNAFIQDVYENDINTSLQEINNFNNAIGFVQTADGALNSIRDDLNQIKTLQVQANNATLNSDNLSAVNSQINKLSENINNTLTQTVYNDKNVFGKFDFNGTIIDTSMPEFDINNINDFEDSLNNARNFIGAFTNEAQSKINNLSEYVLNTSKAKSQNETDLSKTVTDLKNNELKLNAQLLAQAHSINANTQSLMNLLNGG is encoded by the coding sequence ATGAAAATCAATGAATTTAACACTGCCTATTTAAACAACAACACATCTAAAATAGACAGCGACATCCAAAAAATAGCCGACCCTTCAAAAGTAATGAAAAACGTTAATGCATTTATACAGGATGTTTATGAAAACGATATTAATACTTCATTACAGGAGATAAACAATTTCAATAACGCAATTGGATTTGTGCAAACAGCCGACGGAGCGTTAAACAGTATAAGGGACGATTTAAATCAGATTAAAACACTGCAGGTACAGGCGAATAACGCAACGCTCAACAGCGATAATCTGTCAGCTGTAAATTCTCAGATAAACAAACTTTCTGAAAACATAAACAACACGCTTACCCAAACTGTTTATAACGATAAAAACGTTTTCGGAAAATTTGATTTTAACGGCACTATAATTGATACGTCTATGCCTGAATTTGATATTAACAATATAAATGATTTCGAAGATTCTTTAAATAATGCGAGAAATTTCATTGGCGCATTCACAAATGAAGCGCAGTCCAAAATAAATAATTTGTCCGAATATGTGCTAAACACTTCAAAAGCCAAAAGCCAGAATGAAACGGATCTGTCAAAAACAGTTACCGATTTAAAAAACAACGAGCTTAAACTAAACGCACAGCTTTTAGCTCAGGCACACAGTATAAATGCCAATACTCAAAGCTTAATGAACCTTTTAAACGGAGGCTAA